The Opitutus sp. ER46 genome contains a region encoding:
- a CDS encoding translocation/assembly module TamB domain-containing protein: protein MRRRRSLPVLAVAGALLLLTALTLPWWLGLVLPPLAGRFGAKVGAYERQGYGRFVLREIEYRRDGVVVRVDHVEAPTPLLWGWRQLTNSPSVLAVGAWSVDVAARPQRPPTPSANGWMPLRIRLQRIARELDRWVPEARTGAGVVRWPRGEIKARSARWQDGTLTVTALEYRGIVVDAHATFGRETDQIWLVAENVAEQRALRLESEGACVTGVVQAWNQTAQLTARFSAQGWLPPDASASIENLDVEGRVLKLGQYARVTGHARVNWRLDHFLTDLALRGAPPPGSETPPMEVTLSGNGTPEAFTLAALRATLPGLEAELTAPVTFERSGRMRESSARFAVHADLARLPWATAEGMVEGEARVVDADQGPPAVEFSFGADNLRVPELAVRRLRLLGRVDWPRLNVRELQLVDSAGGELRAAGEWNFARKEFRGVTAAGEIAYETVRPWLPTGVRFTRASLTATLEGAVTALRHEGRLSVAELQAGQLKPAALQITWRGAGAKIEDCAAEAKMGEAMLTVRGAVNPDEARLTALAWIVDGRTELQLAQPARVTWRPALAVDTLRLEGPQASLLARLTGTARRDLEFGVHGFQSAWLARVVELKGPVWTVPSLALTGSWENGPLVYSLAGRLEFALSPERQAAITLSAKGDAEGLWVQALHAQESGHAVVNASGRAPVTIHPDRRPMVAINPEGPVALEAVTVPNAAFWQQLAKLTGVELQTPEAAARISGTWRAPQGNVSFRASRAAMDARRFARPLPALADVDVAMKADNDGILLERCSFRVEGQLVRASGRLPLPRRAWNELRAEPLDYLRRGAEARLEVPEAEVAKLARFLPAALAPVGRVEADVRFDRGALGGFVHLREAASRPLGPLGVLQQVNADVAFSDQRVTLREVTAMAGGQPVVLSGTVELPTLGGRGPVVQPRYDVRLRGENLPFVRRSGLLLRGDLDLRLRTPDAGAPIINGRVVLRDSLFLTDIRAYLPQGGGASPARRPPYFSVETVPLNGWRLDLDVSGNRFLRIRMPVFAGLASVRFHLGGTLGEPRAIGDATLDEGQVLMPFASFAVRQGAVRLTEENPYEAQIFLRGATRHWGYDLTMEVDGKASAPNIQFSSSPALDSEQVLLMVMTGTPPSNELNPSLRQRAVQIGAFFGQSILGSLGGGSGEPGRLSIETGSRISRQGRETYEIEYQLSDRWTATGEYDEFDEYNAGLKWRVAPRKKQK, encoded by the coding sequence ATGCGGCGCCGACGCTCGCTCCCTGTTCTGGCGGTTGCGGGGGCCCTGCTGCTGCTGACAGCCCTGACGCTGCCGTGGTGGCTGGGGCTCGTATTGCCCCCTTTGGCAGGCCGGTTTGGCGCCAAGGTGGGAGCGTATGAACGCCAGGGCTATGGGCGTTTTGTCCTGCGGGAGATCGAGTATCGTCGCGATGGCGTCGTCGTACGCGTCGACCATGTCGAGGCGCCGACGCCGCTGCTCTGGGGGTGGCGGCAGCTCACCAACTCCCCCAGCGTGCTCGCGGTGGGAGCCTGGTCCGTCGACGTGGCGGCGCGACCGCAGCGCCCACCCACGCCGAGCGCGAACGGCTGGATGCCGCTGCGGATTCGGCTGCAGCGCATCGCCCGCGAGCTGGACCGTTGGGTGCCGGAAGCGCGGACGGGCGCAGGCGTGGTGCGTTGGCCCCGCGGGGAAATCAAGGCGCGGAGCGCCCGCTGGCAGGACGGCACCCTGACGGTGACCGCGTTGGAGTATCGTGGCATCGTAGTCGACGCCCATGCGACGTTCGGCCGGGAGACAGACCAGATCTGGCTGGTGGCGGAGAACGTCGCCGAGCAGCGCGCGCTGCGGCTCGAAAGCGAAGGCGCCTGTGTGACGGGCGTCGTGCAGGCGTGGAACCAGACCGCGCAGCTCACGGCGCGGTTCTCCGCCCAAGGCTGGCTGCCGCCGGATGCGTCCGCCTCGATTGAGAATCTCGATGTGGAAGGTCGGGTGCTGAAACTCGGGCAGTACGCGCGCGTCACGGGCCACGCGCGGGTGAACTGGCGGCTCGATCACTTCCTGACGGACCTCGCGCTCCGCGGCGCGCCCCCGCCCGGGAGCGAGACGCCGCCGATGGAGGTCACGTTGAGCGGCAATGGAACGCCAGAGGCATTCACGCTGGCGGCGCTGCGGGCGACATTGCCCGGCCTCGAGGCGGAGCTCACGGCACCGGTCACCTTCGAGCGATCGGGGCGCATGCGGGAGAGTTCGGCGCGCTTTGCGGTGCATGCCGACCTGGCGCGCCTTCCCTGGGCCACGGCCGAGGGCATGGTGGAGGGCGAGGCGAGGGTGGTGGATGCGGACCAGGGGCCACCGGCGGTCGAGTTCAGCTTTGGCGCAGACAATCTCCGCGTACCGGAGTTGGCGGTCCGACGGCTGCGGCTGCTGGGACGAGTCGACTGGCCGCGACTCAACGTACGGGAGCTTCAGCTCGTTGATTCCGCGGGCGGTGAGCTGCGCGCAGCAGGAGAGTGGAACTTCGCTCGGAAGGAGTTCCGCGGCGTGACGGCCGCAGGGGAAATCGCGTATGAGACCGTTCGGCCATGGCTGCCGACTGGCGTACGGTTTACGCGCGCCAGCCTCACCGCGACCCTCGAAGGGGCGGTGACGGCGCTGAGGCACGAGGGTCGGCTGAGCGTGGCGGAGCTGCAGGCGGGCCAGCTCAAACCGGCGGCGTTGCAGATCACGTGGCGTGGAGCTGGCGCCAAGATCGAGGACTGCGCGGCCGAAGCGAAGATGGGCGAGGCCATGCTAACCGTGAGGGGGGCGGTGAACCCGGACGAGGCCCGCTTGACGGCGCTGGCGTGGATCGTCGATGGCCGGACAGAGCTGCAACTCGCGCAACCGGCCCGCGTGACGTGGCGTCCGGCGCTCGCGGTGGATACGCTGCGGCTGGAGGGGCCGCAGGCATCGCTGTTGGCGCGACTGACGGGAACGGCCCGGCGCGATCTCGAGTTTGGCGTGCACGGCTTCCAGTCGGCCTGGCTGGCGCGCGTCGTGGAGCTGAAGGGCCCCGTCTGGACGGTGCCGTCCCTGGCCCTCACGGGATCTTGGGAGAACGGGCCACTGGTGTATTCCCTGGCGGGACGACTCGAGTTCGCGTTGTCGCCCGAGCGACAGGCGGCGATCACGCTTTCCGCGAAGGGCGACGCGGAAGGCCTGTGGGTGCAGGCGCTCCATGCGCAGGAGAGTGGGCATGCGGTGGTGAACGCATCGGGCCGGGCGCCGGTGACGATCCACCCGGATCGCCGGCCCATGGTGGCGATCAACCCGGAAGGCCCGGTGGCGCTCGAGGCCGTGACGGTGCCCAACGCGGCATTCTGGCAGCAGCTCGCGAAGCTCACCGGGGTGGAACTGCAGACGCCGGAGGCGGCGGCGCGCATCAGTGGAACCTGGCGGGCGCCCCAGGGGAATGTGAGCTTTCGCGCGTCGCGCGCGGCCATGGATGCGCGGCGTTTTGCGCGCCCGCTGCCCGCGTTGGCGGATGTGGATGTGGCGATGAAGGCGGACAACGACGGCATTCTGCTCGAACGGTGCAGCTTTCGGGTGGAGGGCCAGTTGGTTCGGGCGTCGGGTCGGCTGCCGCTGCCGCGTCGCGCCTGGAATGAGCTTCGGGCGGAGCCGCTGGACTATCTGCGCCGTGGCGCCGAGGCGCGGCTGGAGGTTCCGGAAGCTGAGGTGGCAAAACTCGCCCGGTTTCTGCCGGCGGCCCTCGCGCCGGTGGGGCGGGTGGAGGCCGATGTCCGGTTTGACCGTGGCGCGCTGGGCGGCTTTGTGCACTTGCGCGAGGCCGCCTCGCGGCCGCTTGGTCCGCTCGGGGTGCTCCAGCAGGTCAACGCTGACGTTGCGTTCTCCGACCAGCGGGTGACGTTGCGCGAAGTGACGGCGATGGCGGGCGGGCAGCCGGTTGTCCTGAGTGGCACGGTGGAGTTGCCGACCCTTGGCGGGCGTGGTCCGGTGGTTCAGCCGCGCTATGACGTCCGGTTGCGAGGCGAAAACCTGCCCTTCGTGCGGCGTTCGGGGCTGCTCCTGCGTGGCGATCTGGATCTTCGGCTCCGGACGCCGGACGCGGGCGCCCCGATTATCAATGGCCGCGTGGTGCTGCGTGACAGCTTGTTCTTGACCGATATTCGCGCGTACCTGCCGCAGGGCGGCGGGGCGAGCCCGGCGCGGCGACCTCCCTATTTCTCCGTGGAGACCGTCCCCCTCAATGGCTGGCGGCTGGACCTGGATGTGAGTGGAAACCGATTCTTGCGAATCAGGATGCCCGTGTTTGCGGGGCTTGCTTCCGTGCGATTTCACCTGGGGGGGACGCTGGGCGAGCCGCGCGCGATCGGCGACGCCACCCTTGACGAGGGTCAGGTGCTCATGCCGTTTGCGAGCTTTGCGGTGCGGCAGGGCGCGGTGCGGCTGACGGAGGAGAATCCGTACGAGGCCCAGATCTTCCTGCGCGGCGCGACCCGGCACTGGGGCTACGACCTGACCATGGAAGTGGACGGGAAGGCGTCGGCCCCGAACATCCAGTTCAGCTCCAGCCCAGCCCTGGATTCCGAACAGGTGCTCCTGATGGTGATGACTGGGACTCCGCCTTCGAACGAACTGAATCCATCTCTGCGGCAACGCGCGGTGCAGATCGGGGCTTTCTTTGGCCAAAGCATCCTGGGCTCGCTGGGCGGCGGGAGCGGAGAACCGGGACGGCTTTCCATTGAAACCGGCTCCCGGATCTCCCGACAGGGCCGCGAGACGTATGAGATCGAATACCAGTTGAGTGACCGCTGGACCGCGACGGGCGAGTACGATGAGTTCGACGAGTATAACGCGGGGCTCAAATGGCGTGTGGCGCCGCGAAAGAAGCAGAAATGA